From the Theobroma cacao cultivar B97-61/B2 chromosome 2, Criollo_cocoa_genome_V2, whole genome shotgun sequence genome, one window contains:
- the LOC18608781 gene encoding protein-lysine methyltransferase METTL21E, translating into MKFTDSPVIDLQVRDSCLSIQQDNASFHVGTSVWPCSLVLAKFAERWAPPSPPTTNDDKTPYSDLLDFNSRRRRRAIELGTGCGAAGMAFHLLGLQDLILTDISPVMPALKHNLKRNKPVLGKNLKTSILYWNNKDQITAVNPPFDVVIAADVVYIEESVGHLVGAMEALVADDGVVLLGYQLRSPEADKVFWEMCEEVFVIEKVPHQDLHPDYAYEETDVYVFRKKKNKN; encoded by the coding sequence ATGAAGTTCACGGACTCACCGGTAATAGACCTGCAAGTGCGCGATTCCTGCCTCTCTATCCAACAAGACAACGCCTCCTTCCACGTGGGCACCTCCGTCTGGCCTTGTTCCTTAGTTCTCGCCAAATTCGCCGAGCGCTGGGCACCACCTTCCCCTCCCACCACCAACGACGACAAAACCCCTTACTCCGACCTCCTCGATTTCAACAGCCGCCGCCGCCGCCGCGCCATCGAACTAGGAACAGGCTGTGGAGCCGCCGGCATGGCCTTCCACCTGCTCGGTCTCCAAGACCTCATCCTCACCGACATATCCCCTGTCATGCCCGCACTCAAACACAACCTCAAACGCAACAAGCCCGTACTCGGCAAGAACCTTAAGACATCAATTCTCTATTGGAACAACAAGGATCAGATCACGGCCGTTAATCCCCCATTCGATGTGGTGATCGCGGCTGACGTGGTATACATCGAGGAATCGGTGGGCCATTTAGTGGGGGCCATGGAGGCGTTAGTCGCGGATGATGGGGTGGTTCTGTTAGGGTACCAGTTGAGATCTCCGGAAGCTGATAAGGTGTTTTGGGAGATGTGTGAGGAAGTTTTCGTGATCGAGAAGGTTCCTCATCAGGATTTGCACCCTGATTACGCTTATGAGGAGACCGATGTTTATGTTTtcagaaagaagaagaataaaaactaG